DNA from Deltaproteobacteria bacterium:
ACAGGAGGAAGCCTATGGTCATCATCTTTGGCAAGTATATCAAACCGCTGGTCATCATCGAAGCTCTTCTGGCGGACCTGAGGGTTCGCACTACAATAAATTGAAAGGAGAACGAATATGGACTTCAAGACATTATTAATAAACAGGCGATCCATTCGAGACTTTCAAGAGAAGGATGTACCCTTATCAGTCATCAAAGAAATCCTTCACGACACCTGTCTTGCTCCAACTGCAAGGAATCTCCAACCCTGCCGGTTTATCATCATTCAAAACAGGGAGATCATCAAAAAGCTGTCGGATGAGAGCAAGAAAAACATACTTTCCGATATCCTTCAAAACCCCGCATCACCAATGAAGCAATTAGAATCGCGCTTCCGGGATGAGAGTTTTAATGTTTTTTACAATGCGCCCTGCCTGGTTATTTTCATTGGCTCCAGGGATGCAAGTTTTCTTGATGTAAACTGCGCTTTGACCGTTGCGTATTTTATGTTTTCGGCTACTTCAAGAGGATTGGGCACTTGCTGGATCGGATCGGGTGGAAATATCCGTGACCGTAAAATTCTTAATGAAATTGGCGTTCCCGAAGATTGCCGTATTGTGGCGCCAGTAGTCATCGGTTATCCAACCACTGTTCCTCCTGCATCAGAGAGACACGCCCCCGACATCATAAAGGTACTCTAATTGACATCAATGATTACATAACAGAAGGAGGAGAGGAGTCATGGACAATCTTGTGGAGGGGTATCCGGTAGTCATCGAAATTCCTGTTCAATGGGGAGAGATGGATGCTTTTCAGCATGTCAATAACATAGTTTATTTCAGGTACTTCGAAAACGCCAGGATTGCTTATTTTGAAAAGTTGGATGTTATTGAATTTATGAAAAGTACGTGGATCGGACCTATTCTTGCCGCCACATCCTGCAGATTCAAGGCGCCGTTGACATATCCCGATAAAGTTCTCGTTGCGGCGAAAGTGACCGCTATCGAGGAAGACCGCTTTATGATGGATTATCGAGTTGTCAGCACAAAGCATCAGAAATTGGCAGCGGAAGGTGATGGTGTGATCGTGACCTTCAATTATCGGGAGAATAAAAAGGTTATTGTACCCGAAGAGTTAAGGCTGATGATTGTGAAGATTGAAAATGCCGCCAATGGATGATAGATATATGAAACACAAAATTGACGTTGTTCTCTTTGACTTCGGCGGCGTCATTGCCGAAGAGGGATTCAGATATGGATTGCAGGCAATTGCCCGGAACAATGGTATTGATGAGGATGTCTTTTTCAATAGAGGACGTGACGTCATTCACTCTTGCGGCTATGTCCTTGGAAAATCCTCTGAGAATGTTTTCTGGGAAAAACTAAGGAAGGTAACCGGAATTAAAGGAAATGATGAATCTTTACGGAACGAGATATTATCAAGATTTATAATCAGGGATTGGTTGATCGACATAGTCAAAATAATCAGGGGTTCAAAAGTTCGCGTGGGGATACTGAGTGATCAGACCGACTGGCTTGACATATTGAATATGAGGGATGATTTCTTTAAATGGTTTGATGTCGTTTTCAACAGCTTTTATCTTGGGAAGAGCAAGAAGGACCCGAGCATTTTCGATGATGTGGTAAATATCCTGGGTACAAAAGCAGATCGAATCCTGTTTGTGGATGATGATCCGGGAAATGTTGAAAGAGCAAAACAGAAAGGACTAAATGGTATTCTCTTTGTCGACAAGACTGAATTTTTAAATGAAATCTTGTTAATATCCCCGCCAGCATGACCGGGCTTTCCCGGCAGGAAGTGTTTTGTATGGCTGGGGAAACGCGCGCGATTGAGGCTTAATGAAGGAAAAGGAATCATCTCACCGATGCATGAGATTATCCAAAATCTGATTCACTATGGCTACCCCCTCCTTTTTCTCTGGGTTTTTTCAGAAAGACTCGGCATCCCCATCCCCGCAACCCTTCCCCTGATATCTGCCGGCATCCTTGCCGACATGGAGCACATGCAGTTTGCCTACGCTGTGGGTCTGGCTTTTGCTGCCGTCATGCTTGCGGATTTTGCATGGTTTTTTCTGAGTCGGGTTCGTGGGGTTCAAGTGCTCTCGTTTCTCTGCCGCGTTACTCTGGAACCGGATGCCTGCGTCAGGAAAACGCAAAAGTTGTTCGTAAAACACGGGCCTGCTTCCCTGCTGTTCGCAAAGTTCATTCCGGGGCTCAGCACTTTGATGGTCCCCCTTGTCGGTATTGTACACATGCGGCTTCGATCTTTCCTCCTCTTCGATAGCATCGGCTCGCTCATCTGGGTAGTATTCTTCATGGGCGCCGGTTACCTTTTCAGCCGTGAAATAGACCTCGAAAGAATTGCCCTTCCCGACTGGGGGCAAGGGAGTGTTTTCTTGGCCGTTCTTGTGC
Protein-coding regions in this window:
- a CDS encoding thioesterase family protein, which codes for MDNLVEGYPVVIEIPVQWGEMDAFQHVNNIVYFRYFENARIAYFEKLDVIEFMKSTWIGPILAATSCRFKAPLTYPDKVLVAAKVTAIEEDRFMMDYRVVSTKHQKLAAEGDGVIVTFNYRENKKVIVPEELRLMIVKIENAANG
- a CDS encoding nitroreductase family protein → MDFKTLLINRRSIRDFQEKDVPLSVIKEILHDTCLAPTARNLQPCRFIIIQNREIIKKLSDESKKNILSDILQNPASPMKQLESRFRDESFNVFYNAPCLVIFIGSRDASFLDVNCALTVAYFMFSATSRGLGTCWIGSGGNIRDRKILNEIGVPEDCRIVAPVVIGYPTTVPPASERHAPDIIKVL
- a CDS encoding VTT domain-containing protein, which codes for MHEIIQNLIHYGYPLLFLWVFSERLGIPIPATLPLISAGILADMEHMQFAYAVGLAFAAVMLADFAWFFLSRVRGVQVLSFLCRVTLEPDACVRKTQKLFVKHGPASLLFAKFIPGLSTLMVPLVGIVHMRLRSFLLFDSIGSLIWVVFFMGAGYLFSREIDLERIALPDWGQGSVFLAVLVLLVLYIVWKYLRKQYLLRELLLNSITPEELKRKLDAGDEIAIVDVRHLLEFEADPYVIPGALYFPLEHLAGFSAVFAEREIVTYCA
- a CDS encoding HAD family phosphatase, with protein sequence MKHKIDVVLFDFGGVIAEEGFRYGLQAIARNNGIDEDVFFNRGRDVIHSCGYVLGKSSENVFWEKLRKVTGIKGNDESLRNEILSRFIIRDWLIDIVKIIRGSKVRVGILSDQTDWLDILNMRDDFFKWFDVVFNSFYLGKSKKDPSIFDDVVNILGTKADRILFVDDDPGNVERAKQKGLNGILFVDKTEFLNEILLISPPA